A stretch of Ipomoea triloba cultivar NCNSP0323 chromosome 11, ASM357664v1 DNA encodes these proteins:
- the LOC115997236 gene encoding probable WRKY transcription factor 3 isoform X2: MGTPMEEGVDEGSLGKLQPKREPSTGSLESETEHKVNDKLVPAEGVSGELQKRLSPNVKAEASESSEREVAVPDKCETVPSDMQRKQGVVNGSSASQSEKEKSSHSGIQVKDGEEVQQKQGVGSDTDASQFSQVSIVPKKESDGAGHEQSNDEKIHGTETLALAVIPEKNSDNPQQLQIQSMEVLATHSNQARVAYVKPHEKGLDKLQPRRNPEIGAHTPQFDQRSAPSKAPEKPSEDGYNWRKYGQKLVRGNEFIRSYYKCTHTNCTAKRQVERSQDGHITEINYIGNHEHPKPQNSPQINAPTILPIQMRRPDLPIMTPSEGTQSVTQGEKCETPEPKQITSPVGVVSADIGARDSVLQSHNLRDEDDHCGGPDSKKQKKCLSSPDDNKPHGEPRHVVQTMSEVDIVNDGYRWRKYGQKLVKGNPNPRYKASKKLSLQLHAYMPEPLDSNFMWYILLL, from the exons ATGGGTACGCCCATGGAAGAGGGCGTAGATGAAGGCTCGCTTGGAAAATTGCAGCCGAAACGGGAGCCTAGCACTGGCTCTCTTGAATCAGAGACAGAACACAAAGTAAATGATAAATTGGTGCCAGCTGAGGGGGTTTCTGGTGAGCTGCAGAAGAGATTGAGCCCTAATGTTAAGGCAGAAGCATCTGAATCAAGTGAAAGGGAAGTTGCAGTTCCTGATAAGTGTGAAACTGTGCCAAGTGATATGCAGCGAAAGCAGGGTGTTGTTAATGGGAGTTCTGCATCACAGTCGGAGAAAGAAAAAAGTTCTCATTCTGGGATTCAAGTGAAAGATGGAGAAGAAGTTCAGCAGAAACAGGGCGTAGGGAGTGACACTGATGCTTCACAGTTTAGCCAAGTTTCTATTGTACCAAAGAAGGAGTCTGATGGCGCTGGGCATGAACAGAGTAACGATGAAAAAATTCATGGGACAGAAACCCTCGCTCTCGCTGTAATTCCTGAAAAGAATTCAGATAATCCACAGCAATTACAAATTCAGAGCATGGAGGTCCTTGCTACTCATTCTAATCAAGCAAGAGTAGCGTATGTCAAACCACATGAAAAAGGTTTAGATAAATTGCAGCCTAGGAGGAACCCTGAAATTGGTGCCCACACACCACAATTTGATCAAAGAAGTGCTCCTTCAAAAGCCCCTGAAAAACCATCAGAAGATGGTTACAACTGGAGAAAGTATGGACAGAAGCTTGTTAGAGGAAATGAATTTATTCGGAGTTATTATAAATGTACTCACACTAATTGCACAGCAAAGAGACAAGTGGAGAGATCTCAAGATGGTCATATCACAGAAATTAACTACATTGGAAACCATGAACATCCTAAACCTCAAAATAGCCCTCAGATAAATGCTCCGACTATTCTCCCTATCCAAATGAGAAGACCAGACTTGCCTATCATGACTCCTTCTGAAG GTACGCAATCTGTTACACAGGGGGAAAAGTGCGAAACTCCTGAGCCAAAACAGATTACATCACCAGTAGGTGTTGTTTCGGCTGATATAGGTGCAAGGGATTCAGTCCTCCAGTCACATAATTTGCGAGATGAGGATGATCACTGTGGCGGTCCAGATTCAAAAAAGCA GAAGAAATGCCTTTCTAGTCCTGATGACAATAAGCCTCATGGTGAGCCAAGGCATGTTGTTCAGACTATGAGTGAGGTGGATATAGTGAATGATGGTTACCGCTGGCGCAAGTATGGCCAGAAATTAGTAAAAGGAAACCCAAACCCCAG GTATAAGGCATCTAAGAAGTTAAGCTTGCAACTACATGCTTATATGCCTGAACCTCTGGACTCTAATTTCATGTGGTATATTTTACTTCTATGA
- the LOC115995613 gene encoding SEC12-like protein 2: MANDESCKKYGVPVYGAAWVPPGAIRSAPKPPPEGDGDDKDAADKSPPIATHNYVVMAGGGGEGNSGIPNAILLARFDFDSNFLSDLPVARLGTGSDLPYRMTVHPGGEGLICSLPKSCSWFEWDAGSDTDDGALSVKSSERLLKQLEDVGQQLALTFNNEGSLLAVGGEDGKLRVFKWPSMEIIIDEANAHSCVKDLDFSPDGKFLVSAGSGPCRVWNVSTSASVASLQKENDEVLGFCRFSRSSDNNQALYVTAMQGKGGSIVKWSTASWNRMSSKWVSRDPISAFNVSADGKLLAIGTIQGDVIILSSNLRVLTTVKKAHLGLVTTLKFSDDSRALLSTSLDSSVRVTVIKDKSNKKGFNLWIILLILLMAIAVYYANREGKLSLPLDFPIKF, translated from the exons ATGGCCAACGATGAAAGCTGCAAGAAGTATGGGGTCCCAGTGTACGGAGCTGCCTGGGTCCCACCTGGCGCCATCAGATCTGCCCCCAAACCGCCTCCGGAGGGAGATGGTGACGATAAGGACGCCGCCGACAAGTCGCCTCCGATCGCCACCCACAACTACGTCGTCATGGCTGGAGGGGGCGGCGAAGGGAATAGTGGTATCCCCAATGCTATCCTTCTAGCTCGATTCGatttcgattccaattttctcTCCGATCTACCT GTGGCAAGGCTTGGAACTGGCAGTGATCTTCCTTATAGGATGACTGTCCACCCTGGGGGAGAAGGTCTTATTTGTTCCTTACCAAAGAGTTGCAG TTGGTTTGAGTGGGATGCAGGCAGTGACACAGATGATGGTGCTTTAAGTGTGAAGTCATCTGAGAGATTACTTAAGCAATTGGAAGATGTTGGACAGCAATTAGCACTAACATTTAACAATGAGGGTTCTCTACTTGCTGTTGGTGGTGAG GATGGCAAGCTGAGAGTTTTCAAATGGCCTAGCATGGAAATCATTATTGATGAGGCCAATGCCCATTCTTGTGTAAAAGATTTAGATTTCAG CCCTGATGGGAAATTTCTTGTATCTGCTGGAAGTGGCCCTTGTAGGGTTTGGAATGTCTCAACATCTGCATCAGTGGCTTCTTTGCAGAAGGAAAAT GATGAGGTTTTAGGCTTTTGTAGGTTCTCACGAAGTAGTGACAATAACCAAGCACTTTATGTCACTGCAATGCAAG GAAAAGGAGGAAGTATTGTGAAGTGGAGCACTGCTTCATGGAATAGGATGAGCTCAAAATGGGTTAGCCGCGACCCAATTTCAGCCTTTAATGTTTCAGCTGATGGGAAGCTCCTAGCAAT TGGGACCATTCAAGGAGATGTTATTATCTTGAGTTCCAACTTACGAGTACTAACCACTGTTAAGAAAGCACATCTTGGTCTCGTGACTACGTTGAAGTTCTCcgacgattcaag GGCTTTGCTCTCTACCTCATTGGATTCAAGTGTAAGGGTGACAGTTATCAAGGACAAGTCCAATAAAAAAG GATTCAACTTGTGGATCATTCTTTTAATTCTTCTAATGGCGATAGCTGTATATTATGCGAATCGCGAAGGGAAACTCTCATTGCCGCTCGATTTTCCAATCAAGTTTTGA
- the LOC115997236 gene encoding WRKY transcription factor 1-like isoform X1, which yields MGTPMEEGVDEGSLGKLQPKREPSTGSLESETEHKVNDKLVPAEGVSGELQKRLSPNVKAEASESSEREVAVPDKCETVPSDMQRKQGVVNGSSASQSEKEKSSHSGIQVKDGEEVQQKQGVGSDTDASQFSQVSIVPKKESDGAGHEQSNDEKIHGTETLALAVIPEKNSDNPQQLQIQSMEVLATHSNQARVAYVKPHEKGLDKLQPRRNPEIGAHTPQFDQRSAPSKAPEKPSEDGYNWRKYGQKLVRGNEFIRSYYKCTHTNCTAKRQVERSQDGHITEINYIGNHEHPKPQNSPQINAPTILPIQMRRPDLPIMTPSEGTQSVTQGEKCETPEPKQITSPVGVVSADIGARDSVLQSHNLRDEDDHCGGPDSKKQKKCLSSPDDNKPHGEPRHVVQTMSEVDIVNDGYRWRKYGQKLVKGNPNPRSYYRCSNAGCPVKKHVERASHDPKVVITTYEGQHDHDMPASRTITQNSGEGDATSGESRPESGENKHVGLDMVVHIGAN from the exons ATGGGTACGCCCATGGAAGAGGGCGTAGATGAAGGCTCGCTTGGAAAATTGCAGCCGAAACGGGAGCCTAGCACTGGCTCTCTTGAATCAGAGACAGAACACAAAGTAAATGATAAATTGGTGCCAGCTGAGGGGGTTTCTGGTGAGCTGCAGAAGAGATTGAGCCCTAATGTTAAGGCAGAAGCATCTGAATCAAGTGAAAGGGAAGTTGCAGTTCCTGATAAGTGTGAAACTGTGCCAAGTGATATGCAGCGAAAGCAGGGTGTTGTTAATGGGAGTTCTGCATCACAGTCGGAGAAAGAAAAAAGTTCTCATTCTGGGATTCAAGTGAAAGATGGAGAAGAAGTTCAGCAGAAACAGGGCGTAGGGAGTGACACTGATGCTTCACAGTTTAGCCAAGTTTCTATTGTACCAAAGAAGGAGTCTGATGGCGCTGGGCATGAACAGAGTAACGATGAAAAAATTCATGGGACAGAAACCCTCGCTCTCGCTGTAATTCCTGAAAAGAATTCAGATAATCCACAGCAATTACAAATTCAGAGCATGGAGGTCCTTGCTACTCATTCTAATCAAGCAAGAGTAGCGTATGTCAAACCACATGAAAAAGGTTTAGATAAATTGCAGCCTAGGAGGAACCCTGAAATTGGTGCCCACACACCACAATTTGATCAAAGAAGTGCTCCTTCAAAAGCCCCTGAAAAACCATCAGAAGATGGTTACAACTGGAGAAAGTATGGACAGAAGCTTGTTAGAGGAAATGAATTTATTCGGAGTTATTATAAATGTACTCACACTAATTGCACAGCAAAGAGACAAGTGGAGAGATCTCAAGATGGTCATATCACAGAAATTAACTACATTGGAAACCATGAACATCCTAAACCTCAAAATAGCCCTCAGATAAATGCTCCGACTATTCTCCCTATCCAAATGAGAAGACCAGACTTGCCTATCATGACTCCTTCTGAAG GTACGCAATCTGTTACACAGGGGGAAAAGTGCGAAACTCCTGAGCCAAAACAGATTACATCACCAGTAGGTGTTGTTTCGGCTGATATAGGTGCAAGGGATTCAGTCCTCCAGTCACATAATTTGCGAGATGAGGATGATCACTGTGGCGGTCCAGATTCAAAAAAGCA GAAGAAATGCCTTTCTAGTCCTGATGACAATAAGCCTCATGGTGAGCCAAGGCATGTTGTTCAGACTATGAGTGAGGTGGATATAGTGAATGATGGTTACCGCTGGCGCAAGTATGGCCAGAAATTAGTAAAAGGAAACCCAAACCCCAG GAGCTATTACAGATGCTCAAATGCAGGGTGTCCAGTGAAGAAACACGTCGAGAGGGCGTCCCATGATCCAAAAGTGGTTATCACAACATACGAAGGGCAGCACGACCACGACATGCCAGCTTCTAGGACTATTACCCAAAATTCAGGAGAGGGCGATGCCACAAGTGGAGAGTCGAGACCCGAATCAGGTGAAAACAAACATGTGGGCCTGGATATGGTTGTTCACATTGGTGCTAATTGA